The Leptospira saintgironsiae genome contains the following window.
TATCCCCACTTTTTGCTTTGCCTGGGAAACATCTACAAACAGCAGCCATATTCACTTTAGATCTATAGACTTCTTCTTCTATTCCTATAGATAAAAACCATTTGAATAAAGTTTTACCTGCTGTGTATGCGAATGGTTTTCCGAATTTTTCTTCGTGGATTCCTGGAGCCTGGCCTATGCTCATAATTTTTGCACCAGGAATACCACCTTGCACAGGGTTGCCCACCATGTCTGGACAAAGTCTGCAATGAAGTAATGTCTCTATATGTTTTTTAAATTTTTGAGAATCGGTCATCGCCAACGGGTCAAGGCGCTAAAAGTTTCCAAGCTTCTAAGGAGGTGCTACCTACTCGGATAAGACTTTTTAATTTAGTAAGTTCTAAAATTTTATTCACTTGAGAAGAAGGGGAGAAGACCGCGATGCCACCCTTGCCGCTCTTTACTAGTCTGGAATGTGTCGCCATAAAAACTCCAAGCCCAGAAGAATCTATGTACTTCACATTTTCCATATTTACTAAAAGATATATGAATCCTCGATCGAGTAGATGAAAGAATCTTTCTTTCATGATCTGGGCAGAATATAAATTGATCTCGCCAGAAATTTTTACAACCACTGCTTCTCTCGGAAGACCCTCCGGAATATTGTCTTGATCAAGAAATACACCCAGCTCGGGTGCATCATGATCAAAATCTTTACTGTCCAGGTTCCAAGGAGTATCTGCCATAGTGTTGTTCGCTTATTTTTACCGAATGCGAAGACTATCGAATTACTAGCCGTTTCTGCAAGGATTTTATCCCATTTTTCAACGATCTAAATATCTTCCCTTACACCT
Protein-coding sequences here:
- a CDS encoding STAS domain-containing protein — protein: MADTPWNLDSKDFDHDAPELGVFLDQDNIPEGLPREAVVVKISGEINLYSAQIMKERFFHLLDRGFIYLLVNMENVKYIDSSGLGVFMATHSRLVKSGKGGIAVFSPSSQVNKILELTKLKSLIRVGSTSLEAWKLLAP